Within Gemmatimonadota bacterium, the genomic segment GCCCGGGTCCCGGCCGCGCTGCGGCGAAGTTGGCGCCCGCTGCTCGAAAGTTACCTCTCCGGCAGCCCGGCGCTGCGGGGAGTGGTGCAACTGCTGGACGCGCGGCACGAGCCGACGGCGGAGGACCGGCAGATGGTCGAGTACCTGGCCTCGGCGGGGAAACCGCTGCTGTTCGCCCTGACCAAGGTGGACAAGTTGTCGTGGTCGGCCCGCAAGCAGCGGATCGCCCGCATTGTCCGGGAGCTGGCCCTCGACGAGGAGCAGGTCATTCCCTTCTCCGCCGTGACCGGCGAGGGGCGCGACGCGTTGCTCGACAGCCTGGAACAGTTGCTGAGGGAAGGGGGAGTGGCGACGTGAAGCGCACCTGCGTCCTGCTGGCCGGCGCCCTGGCCGCCTGCGGTTCGGCTGGCGGCAGTGGCGGCGGCGCGGCCGGTCGCCCGGATGCCATGGGCGCGCCCCACATCGAGACGGTGGACACGGCCCGCCTGCGTGCCGACACAGCAGCGACGCTAGCCGGTGCGGGCACGCCGCAGCGGACGCGGCCGCTGGTGCCGCCGGGGTACGGCACCCTGCGCCAGGACGAGGTGACCGTGGCGCTGCGGAGCGGGGCGCTCCTGATAAAGGTGACGCCGCTCAGCGAGTCCGTCATCCGGCTGCTGGCGCCGGACACCTACAATCGGCTGCACGCACTGGCGGAGAGTCGGCGCGAGGAGGCCCGCCGGCTGGCCGGCGCGCCGGATAGCGAGCTCTTTCTGGTCTCCTTCTTCAGCTACCAGCCGGATGTCACCTATCAGCCCGAGGACGTCCAGCTTTCGCACCAGGGCCGGCTGCTGCACCCGCTGGCCGTGCTGCCCCTCACGCCAGGTTGGGGGCGGCAGCGGCTCCAGCAGCAGGAGCAGCAGACGGCGCTCTACGCCTTCAGCACCGACATCGATCTCGAGCTGCCGCTGCTCGTGCGCTACGGCCTCGAGGAAACGGACGAGTGGACGCGGATCATCCGGCGGCTGGAGACCGAACGGGCGAAGGTGCAGGCGCGGGCGGGTTGAGGGCTAGCGCACCGGGGATGACATGCCCGCTCAACCCTCTCATGCCCCCGCCTAAAAGGGGATCCCGTACTCCTTGATCTTGCGGTAGAGCGTCCGCTCGCCGATCCCCAGCAGCTCCGCCGCCTTGCGGCGGTTGCCGCGCACGTCGCGCAGGGCGAGGGTGATGGCCTCGCGCTCCAGCTCCTGCATGGTCATACCGCGCCGGTAGACGACAGCACCCTCCTCCTCCGCTCCTTCCCCCGCGCTCTCCACGGTCTCTGCCGGCAGCTCCGCATCCTGGATGAGCGGGGAGCCGACGAGGCTGCCGGTGAGATATGGGTACGGGTAAGGGAGCTGCACGGGTCCGGGTAGTTCCGGGTGCGCCCGGCGGTACTGATCGAAGTCGCGGCGCAGGTCCTCGAGATCGACGCGCAACTGGAGCAGCGTGCGGAACACGAATTCGAGTTGCGGCGCGGTGTCATCGCCATCGAGGCGCACGCGCGGCGCGAGCGGGACGGGCAGCACGGTCCGGGACGGTGCGGCCGCCGCGCTGCGCACGGCCGGCGGGATGTCCTCGGGGCGGATGACCCGGCCGGGCGCGAGGACGACCATGGACTCGACCAGATTGCGCAGCTCGCGCACGTTGCCGGGCCAGGGGTACTCGAGCAGGACGGCCAGCGCTTCGGGCGAGAGCACGATTTCCGGGCGCCCGTGCTCGCGGCTGGTCTGATGGATGAACGTCTCGATCAGCAGCGGAATGTCCTCGCGCCGCTGGCGCAGCGGCGGCAGCTCGATGTGCAGGACATTCAGCCGGTAATACAGGTCGCGGCGGAACGTACCGAGCTCGACCAGGGTGCGCAGGTCCTGGTTGGTCGCCGCAATGAAGCGTACATCGACCTGAAGGGGCTGTTCGCCGCCGACGAGCATGAACTCGCGCGATTCGAGAACGCGCAGCAGCTTGCTTTGCGTGGCGGGCGGCATCTCCCCGATCTCGTCCAGGAAGAGCGTGCCCTTGTTGGCCAGCTCGAACAGACCTTTGCGCTGCGCGACCGCGCCCGTGAAAGCTCCCTTCTCGTGACCGAACAGCTCCGACTCGAGGAGCGTCTCGGTCAGGGCAGCAACATTGGCAGGAATGAACGGTCGGTGCCGGCGCGATGACAGATCATGAATGCCGCGCGCCACCAGCTCCTTGCCCGTGCCGCTCTCCCCGGTGACGAGCACGGTCGAGTGGACGGGCGCGATCTGGACCACGCGCTCGAGCGCCTCACGCACTGCTTCGGTCTCGCCCACGATCCCGGTGAGCGCCTGGAGTCGACGCCGCTCGATGACGCGGCGGGCGACGAGTGCGACATCCTCGAGTTCGATCGGCTTGGCAAAGCATTCCGACAGGCCGAGCCGGCGGCGGTTCTCGGCGAGCCCATGACCGGGCGGATCGGCCAGCCCGATCACCGGGAGACGGTCCAGTTCGATGGCCTCGCGAACCAGGCGGCGCGCGCGCTTCTCCTCGAGTCCGCCCGTCAGGATCAACAGGACGGGATTCTCGACGCCGCGAATGCGCTCCGTGGCCGTGAGCAGTTCGACGGCGTAGCCGTCCCGCTCGAAGATGTCGCGCAGTCCAATGGCAGGTCCCAGGTCGTGCGTGGTGATGACGACCGTATCCGGCATACCCCCTGTACTCCTAGTGTCGCTCGGTATCCACGCCGCGCAGCAGTTGAACGGCATGCTCGAGAATGCGGCCGAGCACCTCGAGCCCGTCCCTCACGCCGCTCGGGCTGCCGGGTAGGTTCACGATCAAGGTAGAACCCCGCAGGCCGGCCACGCCGCGGGACAGCCAGGCAAACGGAGTAGCGCCCGCGCCCTCCCGCCGGATCGCCTCGGCGAGGCCGGGCGCCTCCCGCTCGAGCACGACGCGCGTACCCTCCGGCGTCACGTCCCGCGCCGTAAAGCCGGTCCCGCCCGTGGTCAGGATGACATCGGCCGCGCCGGCATCCGCCCAGGCGAGGAGCGCCGCAGAGATCTGACCGGCATCGTCGGGGACCACGCGCCGGGCCGCGAGCACGTAGCCACGCTCCCGGGCCCAGGCCGCAATGGCCTCGCCGCTCCGATCATCCCGCGTCCCGCGGACAACACTGTCCGAAACCGTGAGAATGGCGCAGCGGATGGGCTCCACGCTGTTTCCTACCCCGGTCCGGCGCGGTAGAGCCGCGGCCAGAGGCGAATGCGGGACGGGGCCGAGCGCATCAGCCGTCCCCAGCGTCTTACCGGCGCAGCGAGCCGTCCTGGTAGAAGGGCGGGCGCACAACCTCGGCGGGCACCGCGTGGTCACGGATCACGACCTCGACGGGCGTCCCGGCCGTGGCCGCCTCGAGGGGCAGGTAGCCGAGCCCAATGCCCCGATTCAGTGTCGGACTCAGGATTCCGCTCGTCACCTCGCCCGCCGGCTCGCCGCGAAAGCGCAGCTCGTAGGCATGGCGCGGAAAGCCCCGCTCCTGCAGCACGAAGCCGACCAGCCGCTGGCGCACACCTTCAGACTTCTGGCGGAGCAGGGCCGTGCGCCCCAGGAAATCCGCGGGCTTGTCCAGCTTGACCACCCACCCCAGGCCGGCTTCGAGCGGGGTGTGGTTCTCGTCCAGGTCATTGCCGTAGAGGATGTAGCCCATCTCGAGGCGCAGCGAATCACGCGCGCCGAGTCCGGCGGGCAGGAGTCCGTCGTCGGCGCCCGCCTCGAGCAACTGATTCCACAACGCGGGGGCCAGCCCCGCTTCGACGTAGATCTCGAAGCCATCCTCGCCCGTGTAGCCGGTGCGGCTGAGGCGGGTGGGCCGGCCCCCGACCTGGGCTTCCTGGAAATGGTAGTAGGCGAGAGCCGACACGTCTGCCGAGGCCAGTCGGCGCAGGATCCGCTCGGCCGCCGGGCCCTGCAATGCGAGCAACGCGAGGTCATCGGAGCGGTCGATGACGCGGACGCCGAAGCGGCCGGCAAACCTGGTCAGCCATTCTCGATCCCTGTCCCGCCCGGAGGCGTTGACCACGATCATGAAGTGGTCGTCATGGCGGTAGACCAGACAGTCGTCCAGTGCGCCGCCGTCTTCCTGGCACAGGACCGAGTACTGTGCCTGCCCGGCGGCGAGGCGGGAGGCATCATTGGTGGTAACGTACTGCACGAAGCCGAGCGGGTCGTTGCCGCGGATCTCGAGCTCGCCCATATGGGACACGTCGAAGAGCCCGGCCTTCTCGCGCACGGCCCGGTGCTCGGCCAGGATGCCGGGCCCGTATTGCAGTGGCATCTCGTAACCGGCAAAGGGCACCATCCTGGCGCCCAGGCGACGATGCTGGTCGTAGAGCGGCGTGCGCCTCAGCTCCTCCGCCATGATCCTCCTCCCCTCCTCTAAGCGCCCATAAGTCGCACGAGCAGTGCCTTCTGGACGTGCAGTCGGTT encodes:
- a CDS encoding YihA family ribosome biogenesis GTP-binding protein: MKIQSVEFAGALSRPAGERPGGGLVEIAFSGRSNVGKSSLINRLLGRTRARVARVSKAPGRTQQIHFYRVRATAASGGELRFFLVDLPGYGYARVPAALRRSWRPLLESYLSGSPALRGVVQLLDARHEPTAEDRQMVEYLASAGKPLLFALTKVDKLSWSARKQRIARIVRELALDEEQVIPFSAVTGEGRDALLDSLEQLLREGGVAT
- the gcvT gene encoding glycine cleavage system aminomethyltransferase GcvT, encoding MAEELRRTPLYDQHRRLGARMVPFAGYEMPLQYGPGILAEHRAVREKAGLFDVSHMGELEIRGNDPLGFVQYVTTNDASRLAAGQAQYSVLCQEDGGALDDCLVYRHDDHFMIVVNASGRDRDREWLTRFAGRFGVRVIDRSDDLALLALQGPAAERILRRLASADVSALAYYHFQEAQVGGRPTRLSRTGYTGEDGFEIYVEAGLAPALWNQLLEAGADDGLLPAGLGARDSLRLEMGYILYGNDLDENHTPLEAGLGWVVKLDKPADFLGRTALLRQKSEGVRQRLVGFVLQERGFPRHAYELRFRGEPAGEVTSGILSPTLNRGIGLGYLPLEAATAGTPVEVVIRDHAVPAEVVRPPFYQDGSLRR
- a CDS encoding sigma-54-dependent Fis family transcriptional regulator; its protein translation is MPDTVVITTHDLGPAIGLRDIFERDGYAVELLTATERIRGVENPVLLILTGGLEEKRARRLVREAIELDRLPVIGLADPPGHGLAENRRRLGLSECFAKPIELEDVALVARRVIERRRLQALTGIVGETEAVREALERVVQIAPVHSTVLVTGESGTGKELVARGIHDLSSRRHRPFIPANVAALTETLLESELFGHEKGAFTGAVAQRKGLFELANKGTLFLDEIGEMPPATQSKLLRVLESREFMLVGGEQPLQVDVRFIAATNQDLRTLVELGTFRRDLYYRLNVLHIELPPLRQRREDIPLLIETFIHQTSREHGRPEIVLSPEALAVLLEYPWPGNVRELRNLVESMVVLAPGRVIRPEDIPPAVRSAAAAPSRTVLPVPLAPRVRLDGDDTAPQLEFVFRTLLQLRVDLEDLRRDFDQYRRAHPELPGPVQLPYPYPYLTGSLVGSPLIQDAELPAETVESAGEGAEEEGAVVYRRGMTMQELEREAITLALRDVRGNRRKAAELLGIGERTLYRKIKEYGIPF
- a CDS encoding MogA/MoaB family molybdenum cofactor biosynthesis protein; protein product: MRCAILTVSDSVVRGTRDDRSGEAIAAWARERGYVLAARRVVPDDAGQISAALLAWADAGAADVILTTGGTGFTARDVTPEGTRVVLEREAPGLAEAIRREGAGATPFAWLSRGVAGLRGSTLIVNLPGSPSGVRDGLEVLGRILEHAVQLLRGVDTERH